A portion of the Saccharospirillaceae bacterium genome contains these proteins:
- a CDS encoding fumarylacetoacetate hydrolase family protein — translation MTAVFSPVIRDAQSGPTIGKVVCVGRNYAEHAKELNNPIPAQPILFMKPVSSVVDMGETLNIPVDQGSVHHELEIALLIGETLSQADEQQAEKSIQAVGLGLDLTLRDVQAQLKDKGHPWERAKAFDGACPISEFVSVDQISDWKNLSLQLIRNGKLQQDGNSRDMLFPILPLLAHISQSFTLNPGDIVLTGTPAGVGPLESGDQLTARLADMIEVTTSVS, via the coding sequence ATGACCGCTGTATTTTCTCCTGTAATCCGTGACGCTCAGTCCGGACCGACCATTGGCAAAGTTGTGTGTGTCGGGCGAAATTACGCCGAACACGCCAAAGAGCTGAACAATCCCATTCCTGCTCAACCCATTCTGTTTATGAAGCCCGTCAGTTCCGTTGTTGATATGGGCGAGACACTGAATATTCCAGTGGATCAGGGCAGTGTGCACCACGAACTGGAAATTGCGTTATTAATTGGGGAAACGCTGAGCCAGGCGGATGAGCAGCAGGCGGAGAAGTCGATTCAGGCGGTTGGTCTGGGTTTGGATTTAACCCTTCGTGATGTGCAGGCGCAGTTAAAAGATAAAGGTCATCCTTGGGAGCGCGCCAAAGCATTTGACGGTGCCTGCCCGATTTCCGAATTTGTCAGTGTCGATCAAATCAGCGACTGGAAAAACCTTTCATTGCAGTTAATCCGTAATGGCAAGTTGCAGCAGGATGGTAACAGCCGTGACATGTTATTTCCGATCCTACCCTTACTAGCCCATATCAGTCAGAGCTTTACCCTGAATCCCGGCGACATCGTATTAACCGGTACACCGGCGGGAGTAGGCCCGCTGGAAAGCGGTGACCAGTTGACCGCACGTCTCGCGGATATGATCGAAGTCACTACCTCCGTTAGCTGA
- a CDS encoding PilZ domain-containing protein, translated as MEQRQFKRVHFFQRVQVITHEQRLETHCLDISLRGILLVRPEGVNWHLEQTVRVSLILSENETIQMEGSLVHIDDDVVGFASDSMDLDSMTTLRRLLEYNLEDPAEMNRELGELIRNH; from the coding sequence ATGGAGCAGCGCCAGTTTAAGCGTGTTCACTTCTTTCAGCGTGTTCAGGTGATCACCCATGAGCAGCGCCTGGAAACCCATTGTCTGGACATCAGCCTGCGCGGCATTTTGTTGGTACGTCCCGAGGGAGTTAACTGGCACCTTGAGCAAACCGTGCGAGTGAGTCTGATATTGTCAGAAAACGAAACCATTCAGATGGAAGGCTCGCTGGTTCATATTGATGATGACGTTGTTGGTTTTGCATCTGATTCGATGGACCTTGATAGTATGACAACCTTGCGCCGCTTACTGGAATACAACCTGGAAGATCCGGCTGAGATGAATCGCGAGCTGGGTGAACTGATTCGTAACCACTGA
- the ettA gene encoding energy-dependent translational throttle protein EttA, translating into MAQYVFTMNRLGKIVPPKRQILRDISLSFFPGAKIGVLGLNGAGKSTLLRIMAGVDTDFIGEARPQPELNVGYLPQEPELDPNKDVKGNVEDGLSELMNAKAELDAVYAAYAEPDADFDALAKKQGRLEAIIETAGGHDVERHMEIAADALRLPPWDADVTKLSGGERRRVALCRLLMSKPDMLLLDEPTNHLDAESVGWLEKFLEEYPGTVVAITHDRYFLDNCAEWILELDRGHGIPYQGNYTSWLEQKEKRLEQEKKQEEAHARAVKHELEWVRQGAKGRQSKSKARLAAFEEMNSREFQTRNETNEIYIPPGPRLGDKVIEFHNVTKSFGDRVLIDDLSFAVPAGAIVGIVGGNGAGKSTLFRMIAGTEQPDSGNVVMGETVNLAFVEQLRDELDDTKTVWEAISDGHDMLNINGKEYPSRSYIGRFNFKGGDQQKRVGDLSGGERGRLQLAYTLKQGANVLLLDEPSNDLDVETLRALEEAVLAFPGSVMVVSHDRWFLDRIATHIMAYEGDSKVTFFEGNYTEYEADRKKRLGNEAQPKRMKYKRLA; encoded by the coding sequence ATGGCTCAATACGTATTTACCATGAACCGTTTAGGCAAGATTGTGCCGCCTAAGCGCCAGATTCTGCGTGATATCTCTCTTTCCTTTTTTCCAGGTGCCAAGATTGGTGTTTTGGGTCTGAATGGTGCGGGTAAATCCACTTTGCTGCGTATCATGGCCGGTGTTGATACCGATTTTATCGGTGAAGCGCGGCCGCAACCGGAGTTAAATGTCGGCTACCTGCCGCAGGAGCCGGAGCTGGATCCAAATAAAGACGTCAAAGGTAATGTTGAAGACGGTTTGTCTGAATTGATGAACGCCAAAGCGGAGCTGGATGCTGTGTATGCGGCCTATGCCGAACCGGACGCTGACTTCGATGCCTTGGCAAAGAAGCAAGGTCGTTTAGAAGCCATTATCGAGACCGCGGGCGGTCACGATGTTGAGCGTCATATGGAAATTGCAGCTGATGCGTTGCGTCTACCGCCATGGGACGCGGATGTGACTAAGTTATCCGGTGGTGAGCGCCGGCGTGTGGCGTTATGCCGTTTGTTGATGTCTAAACCGGATATGTTGCTGTTGGACGAACCAACGAACCACTTGGATGCGGAATCGGTGGGTTGGCTGGAAAAGTTCCTGGAAGAATATCCAGGTACCGTGGTAGCGATTACCCACGACCGTTACTTCCTTGATAACTGTGCTGAGTGGATTCTGGAACTTGATCGTGGTCATGGTATTCCGTACCAGGGCAACTACACCTCCTGGTTGGAACAGAAAGAAAAGCGTTTAGAGCAAGAGAAGAAACAGGAAGAAGCACATGCTCGCGCGGTAAAACACGAACTGGAGTGGGTTCGTCAGGGCGCCAAAGGTCGTCAGTCGAAGAGCAAAGCGCGTTTGGCGGCGTTTGAAGAAATGAACTCGCGTGAATTCCAGACCCGTAACGAAACCAACGAAATTTATATCCCACCAGGTCCACGCCTGGGTGACAAGGTGATCGAATTCCATAACGTGACCAAGTCATTTGGCGATCGCGTGCTGATCGATGATCTGAGCTTTGCCGTTCCAGCGGGAGCTATTGTCGGTATCGTGGGTGGTAACGGCGCTGGTAAATCGACGCTGTTCCGTATGATTGCCGGCACTGAGCAACCGGATTCCGGTAACGTGGTCATGGGCGAAACTGTAAATCTTGCATTTGTTGAGCAGTTGCGTGATGAGCTGGACGACACAAAGACCGTCTGGGAAGCCATTTCCGATGGCCACGATATGCTGAACATCAACGGCAAAGAATATCCGAGTCGTTCTTACATTGGTCGTTTTAACTTTAAGGGTGGCGATCAACAAAAACGCGTGGGTGATCTGTCTGGTGGTGAACGTGGTCGTCTGCAGCTGGCTTACACGCTGAAGCAGGGCGCTAACGTATTGCTGTTGGACGAACCGTCCAACGACCTTGATGTTGAAACCTTACGAGCTCTGGAAGAAGCGGTGTTAGCCTTCCCGGGTTCTGTGATGGTGGTATCCCATGACCGTTGGTTCCTGGATCGTATTGCGACACACATCATGGCGTATGAGGGGGATTCGAAGGTCACTTTCTTTGAAGGTAATTACACCGAATACGAAGCGGACCGTAAGAAACGCCTCGGCAACGAAGCTCAGCCTAAGCGTATGAAGTACAAGCGTCTGGCGTAA
- a CDS encoding EAL domain-containing protein, whose translation MDFSAPDASYNKIIKHSSGSLNFLLFLLSSAFLVIVLLHNAYSQWQKEQQRFADSLTQTVNNYADQAGLLAQAGLHANKVFTNSHTLQLSAFLNAPTPDNDELLWQDMLSAFFNITGFFVYSQDGQYQRHYGELLNRNEIAEISNRTQPDIGPDGVFSLRYGSRGGYYIFTRFEMDNRSYKLVIRRSYSKLSNIVFQGNFPGFELAIIERISEQISIRELYYADSDAQPSLRDEEKQRILARAELAYTPWDIIALPEPQQRQAILLQYLSQPLLTMAIFATLAFLLWSYLRRTEEKSLQLESIRRETERRADKALMSIDEALISTDEYGRINYANPKAAALFRENGSHEYQGLLLQDVWPDSKALWNQDYNNLAANPNQPRDSQYHLVADFGTEQRIFGQSYNPLYNGNTIEGVVWLLRDITESVTATQALTESRSRYKALFEEAGVAHCLLDMSRYQGDLSELYLINANEAAVTLFQSRDRNQLLGEYRQLIAHTTHEFHKGIERARLLKLTTTEFELRLQTFQGNNLHVWAHLSMRSGTDGLALMTLLDVTERNRIVEETYEREAFWSKVMNAMPDLVYVVEPDGGNKPRLVFRNRSLAEMLGYPANHSACNNWVSLVDVSESENLERNLLNLTTLEDGETAEFSGRFIHADGSVRMVNFICTSFSRSDDGAVESIVGTARDVTEDIERQERIIDSERRYRLLAENMTDIIWATDAELNFNFVSSSVEKTLGYKPDELLRSGVLVVFRRSDIRKLFKTLRQHIKIALHSPTAAAEKNVVIRQDMRASSKFGEEIVIEIRAGLLWNDLGELQGISGIARDVTEARQLERELQLAAEVFENSNEAILIIDRSMNIASTNKAFEKITGYDPQTIIGQTPDFLISQDRHDVDFFEEIGEALVHNGYWQGEIFYQRDDGEVRTGWAGVSAIRDHNRVVQSLIIIMSDISDRKAIEERIHKLAYFDPLTGLPNRSQLHEQLAIMVEQAKQNQQSAALLFIDLDRFKPINDSMGHPAGDQVLKEVAGRLSHCVKKHDLVCRMGGDEFTVAISSQRDSESAADTAVKVGERILHTLHQPFKLGQREVFISASIGISVYPNDGDSVTELLKNADMAMYHAKELGRDNVQFFDQKMNQKAVELLELENDLRHALTREELELFFQPQYLSHNATVVGAEALLRWNHHNKGIISPGVFIPIIEDTGLIIPIGQWVLEQACLKFSSWKKQGIQIERIAVNVSARQFKQLDFIQIVETAINKAGIRPGQLELELTESILIDDLEHTLDVLAALRDIGVHTAIDDFGTGYSSLNYLKQFTVDTLKIDQSFIRNLPDNSDDAQITRTIIAMAHNLGLGVIAEGVETKEQLQFLQQEQCEEVQGFYFSKPLPETEFLQKLTTTENDPG comes from the coding sequence ATGGACTTCTCTGCACCAGACGCCTCTTATAACAAAATCATCAAGCACTCGTCCGGCAGCTTGAATTTCCTTTTGTTTTTACTCAGCTCCGCCTTCCTGGTTATTGTGTTATTACACAATGCCTACAGCCAGTGGCAAAAAGAACAGCAACGTTTTGCTGATAGCCTGACACAAACGGTTAATAACTACGCAGACCAGGCCGGTTTATTGGCACAGGCTGGTTTGCATGCCAACAAAGTCTTTACCAACAGCCACACTCTGCAGCTGTCTGCATTTTTAAACGCACCAACTCCGGATAACGATGAGTTGTTGTGGCAGGATATGCTCAGCGCGTTTTTCAACATCACAGGCTTTTTCGTATACAGCCAAGATGGCCAATATCAGCGACATTACGGCGAACTGCTCAATCGTAATGAAATCGCCGAAATCAGTAATCGCACACAACCCGATATTGGCCCGGACGGGGTTTTCTCCTTACGTTATGGCAGTCGCGGTGGTTATTACATTTTTACCCGTTTCGAAATGGATAATCGCTCCTACAAACTGGTGATACGCCGCTCCTACAGTAAACTGTCAAATATTGTTTTTCAGGGTAATTTCCCAGGCTTTGAGTTAGCCATTATCGAACGCATCAGCGAGCAGATCTCGATCCGGGAACTTTATTACGCCGATTCGGACGCCCAGCCGAGTTTACGGGATGAAGAAAAGCAGCGCATTCTGGCGCGCGCTGAACTGGCTTATACCCCCTGGGATATCATCGCGTTGCCTGAGCCACAGCAACGCCAAGCCATTCTCTTGCAGTATCTCAGTCAGCCACTGCTGACCATGGCCATTTTCGCAACGCTGGCCTTCTTGCTTTGGAGTTACCTGCGCCGTACTGAAGAAAAATCGCTGCAGCTGGAATCTATTCGTCGTGAAACCGAGCGTCGTGCTGATAAGGCATTAATGTCGATCGATGAAGCATTGATCTCCACCGATGAATATGGACGGATCAACTACGCTAACCCTAAAGCCGCCGCTTTATTTCGCGAAAATGGCAGTCATGAATATCAGGGCTTACTGTTGCAAGATGTCTGGCCTGATAGTAAAGCACTGTGGAATCAGGACTATAACAACCTGGCTGCTAACCCGAATCAACCGCGTGACAGCCAATATCATCTGGTCGCTGATTTTGGCACTGAGCAGCGTATTTTCGGGCAAAGCTACAATCCACTTTATAACGGCAATACCATTGAAGGTGTGGTCTGGTTGCTGCGTGATATCACAGAGTCCGTCACCGCAACCCAGGCACTTACGGAAAGCCGCAGTCGCTACAAAGCGCTATTCGAGGAAGCAGGCGTCGCTCATTGTCTGTTAGATATGTCACGCTATCAAGGTGACCTGAGTGAGCTGTATTTAATCAATGCAAATGAGGCTGCCGTTACCTTATTCCAGTCACGTGATCGTAATCAGCTGCTGGGCGAATACCGTCAATTAATTGCTCACACCACCCATGAATTTCATAAAGGTATCGAACGTGCTCGCCTGCTGAAATTAACCACAACGGAATTCGAACTGCGACTACAAACCTTTCAGGGGAACAACCTTCATGTCTGGGCGCACTTAAGCATGCGCTCCGGCACCGACGGACTGGCGTTAATGACGTTACTGGATGTGACTGAGCGTAACCGGATTGTTGAAGAAACCTACGAGCGTGAGGCCTTCTGGAGTAAGGTTATGAATGCCATGCCCGATCTGGTTTATGTGGTCGAACCTGATGGGGGTAATAAACCAAGACTGGTATTCAGAAACCGCTCTCTGGCAGAAATGCTGGGCTACCCGGCAAATCACAGCGCCTGCAACAATTGGGTATCGTTGGTTGATGTCAGTGAAAGTGAAAACCTGGAACGAAACCTGTTAAACCTGACCACACTGGAAGATGGTGAAACAGCAGAATTCAGCGGTCGTTTTATCCATGCCGATGGCAGCGTACGGATGGTGAACTTTATCTGCACCAGCTTTTCACGCAGCGATGATGGTGCGGTAGAGAGTATTGTGGGTACCGCTCGTGACGTAACCGAGGATATTGAGCGCCAGGAACGTATTATCGACAGTGAACGTCGTTATCGTCTGCTTGCAGAAAATATGACCGATATTATCTGGGCCACCGACGCTGAACTGAATTTCAATTTTGTCAGTTCATCCGTAGAAAAAACGCTTGGCTATAAACCGGACGAATTGTTGCGTAGTGGCGTATTAGTCGTCTTCCGCCGCAGCGATATTCGTAAGCTGTTTAAGACACTGCGTCAGCACATTAAAATTGCTTTACATAGCCCAACCGCTGCGGCCGAGAAAAATGTCGTTATCCGCCAGGATATGAGAGCCAGCAGCAAGTTTGGTGAAGAAATTGTAATCGAAATCCGTGCCGGTTTACTCTGGAATGATCTGGGAGAACTGCAAGGGATCAGCGGTATCGCCCGCGACGTCACTGAAGCACGACAACTTGAACGCGAATTGCAACTGGCTGCCGAAGTATTCGAAAACTCCAACGAAGCTATTTTAATTATCGATCGCTCGATGAATATTGCCAGTACCAATAAAGCGTTCGAAAAAATCACTGGCTACGATCCGCAAACCATTATTGGCCAGACACCAGACTTTCTGATCTCACAGGATCGACACGACGTTGATTTCTTTGAAGAAATCGGTGAGGCATTAGTACATAACGGCTATTGGCAAGGCGAAATCTTCTATCAGCGCGATGATGGTGAAGTCCGGACTGGATGGGCGGGTGTCAGTGCTATACGTGATCATAACCGCGTTGTACAAAGTCTGATTATCATTATGTCGGACATCAGTGACCGCAAAGCCATTGAAGAGCGGATTCATAAACTGGCGTATTTTGATCCGCTGACAGGCCTGCCAAATCGCAGCCAACTGCACGAACAACTGGCCATTATGGTGGAACAGGCGAAACAGAATCAGCAGTCGGCAGCGCTGTTATTTATCGATCTCGACCGCTTTAAACCCATTAATGATTCCATGGGACACCCGGCCGGAGACCAGGTATTGAAAGAAGTTGCTGGTCGCTTAAGTCACTGCGTTAAAAAGCACGACCTGGTCTGCCGTATGGGTGGCGACGAGTTTACTGTAGCCATCAGCTCGCAACGCGACAGTGAATCCGCCGCCGACACAGCAGTTAAAGTTGGTGAGCGCATTTTGCATACCTTACATCAGCCATTTAAACTCGGTCAGCGTGAAGTTTTTATCAGCGCTAGTATTGGTATTTCGGTATATCCTAACGATGGCGATAGTGTGACAGAACTGCTTAAAAATGCAGATATGGCGATGTATCACGCCAAAGAACTGGGCCGTGATAATGTGCAGTTCTTTGATCAGAAGATGAATCAGAAAGCGGTCGAACTGCTGGAACTGGAAAATGATTTACGTCACGCACTAACGCGCGAAGAGCTGGAGTTATTCTTCCAGCCACAATATCTCAGCCACAACGCAACGGTGGTCGGGGCGGAAGCTTTACTGCGCTGGAACCACCACAACAAAGGCATAATTTCTCCGGGCGTATTTATCCCGATTATTGAAGATACCGGCCTGATTATTCCGATTGGTCAATGGGTGCTTGAACAGGCGTGCCTGAAATTTTCATCCTGGAAAAAACAAGGCATTCAGATTGAACGCATTGCCGTAAATGTCTCAGCACGTCAATTCAAACAATTAGACTTTATTCAGATTGTCGAAACCGCTATCAATAAAGCAGGTATTCGTCCCGGGCAGCTGGAGTTGGAATTAACCGAAAGTATCCTGATTGATGATCTTGAGCACACGCTGGACGTGCTGGCAGCATTGCGCGATATCGGCGTTCATACCGCCATTGATGATTTTGGTACCGGATATTCATCGCTCAACTATCTGAAACAATTCACCGTCGATACACTGAAAATTGATCAGAGTTTTATTCGTAACCTGCCCGATAACTCTGACGATGCTCAGATTACCCGAACCATCATTGCTATGGCCCATAATCTGGGCCTGGGTGTTATTGCAGAGGGCGTAGAAACCAAAGAGCAATTGCAATTCCTGCAACAGGAACAGTGCGAGGAAGTTCAGGGCTTTTATTTCAGTAAACCTTTACCAGAAACCGAATTCCTACAGAAACTGACAACAACAGAGAATGATCCGGGATGA
- a CDS encoding AraC family transcriptional regulator, with the protein MKKTAVTVHKQTVMANRVGFRIWAGKNNKNALIPQLESQYVNLDEYTSDRVPLEIITREVRLAAELAQEANLGLAVIDLIDIRITSLGRAIQQVIRPLQQQQLALPVEVLLHITGRYFQVLSEVVAVDVCHQREGICMTFSPRMPDIVSYHQVEGAVYGLVRLVAHFNQRMPDVVRFSHVPDALNYDMYLQCFDCLPDFASDQTQLIYQLQPQQEVMSLPLLLSPVIHLHEKQFPDLNYSERIRLLLNTILGVIEPTRDNIASIMNLSVSSLQRRLKQDQVSYHQLLLEVRQQRVKEYIHQPGMTSEKLAFLLGYKAKSQFLKAFRQWFGKTPQQFRCG; encoded by the coding sequence ATGAAAAAAACAGCAGTGACTGTGCATAAGCAAACCGTGATGGCGAATCGTGTCGGGTTTCGCATATGGGCAGGAAAAAATAATAAAAATGCGCTGATTCCTCAACTGGAATCGCAATACGTCAACCTTGATGAGTACACCAGTGATCGTGTGCCGCTGGAGATTATTACCCGCGAAGTCCGACTGGCAGCTGAGTTGGCACAAGAGGCAAATCTTGGCCTGGCCGTGATCGATCTGATTGATATCCGCATTACCTCACTGGGTCGGGCAATCCAACAGGTGATAAGGCCGCTGCAACAACAGCAACTGGCGCTTCCTGTGGAAGTTTTATTGCATATAACCGGGCGATACTTTCAGGTACTGTCGGAAGTGGTGGCGGTTGATGTGTGTCATCAGCGTGAAGGTATTTGTATGACTTTCAGCCCACGTATGCCAGACATCGTCAGCTACCACCAGGTTGAAGGAGCGGTTTATGGTCTGGTCAGGTTGGTAGCCCATTTCAATCAACGTATGCCCGATGTGGTGCGTTTTTCTCATGTGCCGGATGCATTGAATTACGATATGTACCTGCAGTGCTTCGACTGTTTGCCAGACTTTGCGTCGGATCAGACACAACTCATATATCAACTCCAACCGCAACAGGAAGTGATGTCGCTGCCTTTGTTGTTATCGCCGGTTATTCATCTGCACGAGAAACAATTTCCGGATTTAAATTACTCCGAGCGTATCCGGCTGTTATTAAACACGATACTGGGCGTGATAGAACCCACCCGAGATAACATCGCCAGCATCATGAATTTAAGTGTGAGCAGTTTGCAGCGGCGCTTAAAACAAGACCAGGTCAGTTACCATCAGTTGTTACTGGAAGTACGCCAGCAACGGGTAAAAGAATACATTCACCAGCCAGGTATGACGTCAGAAAAGCTGGCATTTTTGCTGGGTTACAAAGCAAAAAGCCAGTTTCTTAAAGCCTTTCGCCAATGGTTCGGAAAAACACCGCAGCAATTTCGCTGCGGGTAA
- a CDS encoding serine hydroxymethyltransferase, giving the protein MFTRDMNIADFDPAVWEAMQAEDARQEHHIELIASENYTSPRVMEAQGSQLTNKYAEGYPGKRYYGGCEHVDVIEQLAIDRAKELFGAPYANVQPHSGSQANAAVYMALCKPGDTILGMSLAHGGHLTHGASVSFSGRIYNAVQYGLNPETGEIDYAEVERLAQEHKPKIIVAGFSAYSRVVDWNKFREIADAVGAYLFVDMAHIAGLVAGGVYPTPVGIADVVTTTTHKTLRGPRGGLILAKEDEELNKKLNFAVFPESQGGPLMHVIAAKAVCFKEAMSEDYKAYQAQVVKNAQAMAETFISRGINVVSGGTDDHLFLVDLIGKEYTGKDADAALGRANITVNKNSVPNDPRSPFVTSGLRIGSPAVTSRGFKENECKALTDWICDVLDALENGNSEAVEAEVKKKVVELCTELPVYK; this is encoded by the coding sequence ATGTTTACCCGTGATATGAACATTGCCGATTTCGACCCAGCCGTATGGGAAGCGATGCAAGCGGAAGACGCGCGTCAGGAGCACCACATCGAACTGATCGCTTCTGAAAACTACACCAGCCCTCGCGTGATGGAAGCTCAAGGCTCTCAGCTGACTAACAAGTACGCCGAAGGCTACCCAGGCAAGCGCTATTATGGTGGTTGTGAACACGTCGATGTGATCGAGCAACTGGCAATCGATCGTGCCAAAGAACTGTTTGGCGCACCTTACGCCAATGTTCAGCCACACTCAGGTTCGCAGGCAAACGCCGCAGTTTACATGGCGCTGTGCAAGCCCGGCGATACGATTCTGGGTATGAGCCTGGCACACGGTGGTCACCTGACTCACGGTGCATCGGTATCGTTCTCAGGTCGAATCTACAACGCGGTTCAGTACGGCCTGAATCCGGAAACCGGTGAAATCGATTACGCCGAAGTTGAACGTCTGGCGCAAGAACACAAACCCAAAATTATCGTTGCTGGCTTCTCAGCCTATTCTCGTGTCGTTGACTGGAACAAGTTCCGCGAAATTGCCGACGCTGTAGGGGCCTATCTGTTCGTAGATATGGCCCACATTGCAGGTCTGGTTGCTGGTGGTGTTTACCCGACGCCGGTTGGCATCGCTGATGTTGTCACCACCACAACCCATAAAACTCTGCGCGGACCTCGCGGTGGCCTGATTCTGGCGAAAGAAGACGAAGAACTGAACAAGAAGCTGAACTTCGCAGTATTCCCTGAGTCTCAGGGCGGCCCGCTGATGCATGTCATTGCTGCCAAAGCCGTTTGCTTCAAAGAAGCCATGTCTGAAGACTACAAAGCCTACCAGGCCCAGGTTGTTAAAAACGCTCAGGCAATGGCAGAAACCTTTATCAGCCGCGGCATCAACGTCGTTTCTGGCGGTACCGACGACCACCTGTTCCTGGTTGATCTGATTGGTAAAGAGTACACAGGTAAAGACGCTGACGCCGCTCTGGGTCGCGCTAACATCACAGTGAACAAAAACTCTGTTCCGAACGATCCTCGTTCTCCATTTGTTACTTCCGGCCTGCGTATCGGCTCTCCGGCAGTGACCAGCCGTGGTTTCAAAGAAAACGAGTGCAAAGCCCTGACAGACTGGATTTGTGATGTACTGGACGCTCTGGAGAATGGTAATTCAGAAGCCGTCGAAGCCGAAGTGAAGAAGAAAGTGGTTGAACTGTGTACCGAGCTGCCGGTATACAAATAA
- a CDS encoding AraC family transcriptional regulator — protein sequence MWTIGASRVQSLESQPHRHHHHHHQVVLGLTGEVWFDLPPDQQLHFGPGFGCLVPSNCDHAFYGEGNNTVVVIDVSGHDGSNHLIDAGLFDQLFAQPRFIELDDNLRSLVRCLAKELTQRPLDVQLQQHVSGLLLHSLFHRIATYRQFAPGTSSRIDLAMLDQLIAERLTEKLSVEELANACHMSASQFHLRFRQLTGMTPYQYILQQRVQQAAWLLENSSMAISAVAADTGFANQSALNHAIKARFELSPGQLRNQRKHQHSL from the coding sequence ATGTGGACCATTGGTGCCAGCCGAGTACAGTCACTCGAATCACAGCCTCACCGACATCACCATCATCACCATCAGGTGGTGTTGGGATTAACCGGTGAGGTCTGGTTTGATCTGCCACCGGATCAGCAACTGCATTTTGGTCCGGGGTTTGGTTGTCTGGTGCCGAGTAATTGCGATCATGCTTTTTACGGCGAGGGCAACAATACGGTGGTGGTAATCGACGTCAGCGGCCATGACGGTTCCAACCATTTGATCGATGCTGGTTTGTTTGATCAGCTGTTTGCTCAGCCACGTTTTATCGAGCTGGATGATAACCTCAGATCGCTGGTGAGATGCCTGGCCAAGGAACTCACACAACGTCCACTCGATGTGCAATTGCAGCAACACGTCAGTGGGTTATTGCTCCACAGTTTATTTCACCGCATTGCAACTTATCGCCAGTTCGCTCCCGGTACGTCCAGCCGTATCGACCTGGCAATGCTCGACCAGCTGATTGCCGAACGGCTGACGGAAAAACTCAGTGTTGAAGAACTGGCGAACGCCTGTCACATGAGTGCCAGCCAGTTTCATCTGCGCTTTCGCCAGCTCACCGGTATGACTCCCTATCAATACATCCTGCAGCAACGGGTGCAACAGGCAGCCTGGCTGCTGGAAAACTCTTCAATGGCAATCAGTGCGGTCGCCGCCGATACCGGTTTCGCCAATCAGAGTGCATTGAATCATGCCATCAAAGCCCGCTTCGAACTCTCCCCCGGGCAGCTTCGCAATCAGCGCAAACACCAGCATTCGCTTTAG